A genome region from Proteus vulgaris includes the following:
- a CDS encoding recombinase RecT: MQIFANNDYLANVAVNNLVSVRSAIMNVSAIGISLNPAQKLAYLVPRDKKVCLDISYMGLMHIAQQSQAIKWCQSSIVRQNDNFQLTSIDTAPRHEYNAFATQEQRGEIVGAYTVVKTEDGDYLTHTMPIADIHAIRDRSTAWKAWISRKKSCPWVTDEEQMILKTVVKQAAKYWPRRERLDKAIDYVNTEAGEGIDFGSEQQEPKDITPASEDQLKTITDLMIKVNGEWSDAFFAFISRKFNHQISHPEQLTAFEANTIIDMLRKKAEGK, translated from the coding sequence ATGCAAATATTCGCGAACAATGATTATCTGGCAAATGTTGCAGTTAATAACCTTGTGTCAGTTCGTAGTGCGATCATGAATGTATCAGCTATCGGAATTAGTTTAAACCCAGCGCAAAAGTTGGCTTACCTAGTTCCTAGAGACAAGAAAGTATGTCTCGATATCAGTTACATGGGCTTGATGCATATTGCTCAACAATCACAGGCTATTAAGTGGTGTCAATCAAGCATTGTTCGACAAAATGATAATTTCCAACTCACATCAATAGATACCGCACCCCGCCACGAATACAACGCCTTTGCCACTCAGGAACAGAGAGGTGAGATTGTCGGAGCTTACACGGTAGTAAAAACAGAAGATGGGGATTATCTAACTCACACAATGCCTATTGCTGACATCCACGCAATCCGTGACCGCTCAACAGCATGGAAAGCTTGGATATCAAGGAAAAAATCATGCCCTTGGGTAACTGACGAAGAGCAAATGATCCTAAAAACAGTAGTGAAACAAGCAGCCAAATACTGGCCACGTAGAGAGCGTTTAGATAAGGCTATTGATTATGTTAACACCGAGGCTGGAGAAGGTATTGATTTTGGAAGTGAGCAACAAGAACCAAAGGACATAACGCCAGCAAGCGAAGATCAACTGAAAACCATTACCGATTTGATGATTAAAGTTAATGGCGAGTGGAGTGACGCATTCTTCGCATTCATTAGTAGAAAATTCAACCATCAAATATCCCATCCAGAGCAATTAACCGCATTTGAAGCCAATACCATTATCGACATGCTAAGGAAAAAGGCAGAAGGGAAATGA
- a CDS encoding Lar family restriction alleviation protein — protein sequence MDELKKCPECESTKVGVAKKLKYPMWFVICHCCEYRDMAQPSEQEAIAAWNRRANSE from the coding sequence ATGGACGAACTCAAGAAATGCCCTGAATGTGAATCAACAAAAGTTGGTGTCGCCAAAAAACTGAAATACCCAATGTGGTTTGTAATTTGTCATTGTTGTGAATATCGAGACATGGCGCAACCATCAGAGCAGGAAGCCATAGCAGCATGGAACAGGAGAGCTAACAGTGAGTGA
- a CDS encoding HNH endonuclease signature motif containing protein yields the protein MLYLPDHPLAMKNGYVYEHRVVMHQLHSDNPMNCNKCGKTIDWSTVHVDHINEDVKDNSPENLRFLCNGCNVMRTRKHQKEYTKKRRVGITCNGITLTATEWSRMPNVKVSRGTISRRIKNGSSPYDAIYGEKETHISTIPESGYTPKYKNAHVESCISHYRAKLKELKNDS from the coding sequence ATGCTATACCTGCCAGATCATCCATTGGCAATGAAAAACGGATATGTATATGAACACCGCGTCGTTATGCATCAGTTACATAGTGATAACCCAATGAATTGCAATAAGTGTGGGAAAACGATTGATTGGAGTACGGTGCACGTAGACCACATCAATGAAGATGTTAAAGATAATTCGCCAGAAAATCTTAGGTTCTTATGTAACGGATGTAATGTGATGAGAACTAGAAAGCATCAGAAAGAATACACCAAGAAAAGGAGAGTGGGTATTACATGTAATGGAATAACATTGACGGCAACAGAGTGGAGCAGAATGCCCAATGTTAAAGTTTCAAGAGGAACAATTTCCAGAAGAATAAAAAATGGCTCATCACCGTATGACGCTATTTATGGAGAAAAAGAGACGCACATATCAACTATCCCTGAAAGTGGCTACACCCCTAAATATAAAAATGCCCACGTTGAGTCCTGCATATCCCACTACCGAGCCAAGTTAAAGGAGCTGAAGAATGACTCCTGA
- a CDS encoding DUF551 domain-containing protein produces MANDNNGWIRCDDELPLASKRVLITTIYGNVVEASRVKGNRFNRLGQEVIATHWQELPEPAKQ; encoded by the coding sequence ATGGCAAATGATAATAACGGCTGGATTCGCTGTGATGATGAACTTCCGTTAGCAAGTAAACGAGTTCTTATCACAACAATATACGGAAATGTTGTTGAAGCGAGCCGAGTGAAGGGTAATAGATTTAATCGACTTGGACAAGAAGTGATAGCAACTCACTGGCAGGAATTACCAGAACCAGCAAAGCAGTAA
- a CDS encoding ATP-binding protein, giving the protein MNLSDKIEQIERQLENLSKPPAEIPNTEVTIVELTCSKHGAYQARTRSSKTAISIPSRPTPCPHCLVEELEALKIEQRDYDMRFKKKLTEKLLDELHVPERFKSCTLDNYEAVNKDAQYNLNVCKAYVKKWEDRLKNGGGLVMCGKPGTGKNHLALAIAKSVVEDYQNSALFTTALRIARKFKSTWSKDSTETEFEVIRIYTKPDLLIIDEVGVQFGTEAEKLILFEIINTRYEKMKPTILISNQTREELGAFIGERVIDRMNDGGGCTLAFTWDSYRTRKQVA; this is encoded by the coding sequence ATGAACCTATCAGACAAAATCGAGCAAATCGAAAGGCAACTTGAAAACCTAAGTAAACCGCCAGCAGAAATACCGAACACCGAAGTAACGATTGTTGAATTAACCTGCTCTAAGCATGGCGCATATCAAGCCAGAACTCGCTCAAGTAAAACCGCGATATCAATTCCATCACGACCAACACCTTGCCCACACTGTCTCGTGGAGGAGCTGGAAGCCTTGAAGATCGAACAGCGTGATTATGACATGCGTTTCAAGAAGAAACTTACAGAGAAACTCCTTGATGAACTTCATGTACCAGAGCGCTTTAAATCTTGCACATTGGATAACTACGAGGCTGTGAACAAGGACGCTCAATACAATCTCAATGTCTGCAAAGCCTATGTTAAAAAATGGGAAGATCGCCTAAAAAATGGCGGTGGTTTAGTGATGTGCGGAAAGCCTGGTACTGGTAAAAATCATCTGGCATTAGCTATTGCGAAAAGTGTCGTTGAGGATTATCAAAATTCTGCGCTATTCACGACGGCCTTACGAATTGCAAGAAAGTTTAAATCTACTTGGAGTAAGGACTCTACCGAAACAGAGTTTGAAGTTATTCGGATTTACACAAAACCAGATTTGTTAATCATTGATGAAGTTGGTGTGCAGTTTGGCACTGAGGCGGAAAAGTTGATCCTATTTGAAATCATCAACACTCGTTACGAGAAGATGAAACCAACAATCCTAATCAGCAACCAAACTAGAGAGGAGTTAGGCGCATTCATTGGAGAGCGAGTTATTGACAGGATGAATGACGGCGGTGGTTGCACGCTGGCTTTTACATGGGATAGCTACCGAACCAGAAAACAAGTCGCTTAA
- a CDS encoding lambda exonuclease family protein produces MISNDIILSKTGIDLTKVEQGSEEWMSIRLGVVTASEAWKVISKPKSGKKWTDTKKTYLNTLIGEVCTGVYKEVSARTLEWGKNYELEARMTFEFYTGLTAKEVPIIFKDEQLRIACSPDGICSDGSGLELKCPNNTDVFIDLALNGIDAMKKEYVAQVQYSMWVTGKDIWHFANFDPRMPAGKEIAYFLVERDEKMMKEFDELVPEFIEVMDQGLNKLGIQFGNQWSVYGK; encoded by the coding sequence ATGATTAGTAATGACATCATTCTAAGCAAAACAGGCATCGATTTAACCAAAGTAGAGCAAGGAAGCGAAGAATGGATGTCTATCAGGCTCGGTGTAGTAACTGCCTCTGAGGCATGGAAGGTTATCTCTAAGCCAAAGTCAGGGAAAAAATGGACAGACACAAAGAAAACATATTTAAACACCCTTATTGGTGAAGTCTGTACAGGAGTTTACAAGGAAGTATCAGCAAGGACGCTGGAATGGGGTAAAAACTACGAATTAGAAGCAAGGATGACATTCGAGTTTTACACCGGATTAACGGCAAAGGAAGTGCCAATAATATTTAAAGATGAGCAACTACGGATAGCTTGCTCACCAGACGGCATTTGCAGTGATGGCTCTGGATTGGAGCTTAAATGTCCTAATAACACGGACGTATTTATAGACTTAGCATTGAATGGAATCGATGCAATGAAAAAGGAATATGTGGCTCAAGTTCAATATTCCATGTGGGTTACAGGTAAGGATATCTGGCACTTTGCAAATTTTGACCCACGCATGCCGGCAGGGAAAGAAATCGCATATTTCCTTGTTGAGCGTGACGAAAAAATGATGAAAGAATTCGACGAGTTAGTGCCTGAGTTCATCGAAGTAATGGATCAGGGGTTAAACAAGTTAGGCATTCAATTTGGCAATCAATGGAGTGTATATGGCAAGTAA
- a CDS encoding GIY-YIG nuclease family protein translates to MSVGHLGEMKFNREVSKTESLPTNFRVEGWVYILSNEYMPGIYKVGMTTISPENRAKELSSATGVPDKFKVEASFYSEFPSNDESTVHDYLDKYRINESREFFKCDLEEIIETCEEVCIARVGDKVEVLADSYDIICTESLDKLHLGELFDSLNVSVFGCKVATAERLIRLAVHFCSKRFNTSHALYFKEDTAYLMQSLIGQNLEEWKKHNPELANRSEVPF, encoded by the coding sequence ATGAGCGTTGGTCACTTAGGTGAAATGAAATTCAACCGTGAAGTATCCAAGACCGAATCTCTTCCAACTAACTTCAGGGTTGAGGGCTGGGTTTATATTCTGAGCAATGAGTATATGCCGGGCATATATAAAGTCGGAATGACAACTATCTCGCCAGAAAACAGAGCCAAAGAGCTATCCTCCGCAACTGGCGTTCCAGACAAATTTAAAGTTGAAGCATCTTTTTACTCTGAATTTCCTAGTAATGATGAGTCCACTGTTCATGACTATCTGGACAAATACAGAATAAATGAGTCTCGAGAGTTCTTTAAATGTGATTTAGAAGAAATTATTGAAACTTGTGAGGAAGTCTGCATTGCGAGAGTCGGGGATAAAGTTGAAGTGTTGGCTGACTCATACGACATCATATGCACTGAAAGTCTAGATAAATTACATCTTGGCGAGTTATTTGACTCTCTTAACGTTAGTGTTTTTGGTTGCAAAGTTGCCACAGCAGAAAGATTAATAAGACTTGCTGTTCACTTTTGCTCGAAGAGATTTAACACCTCTCATGCCCTCTACTTCAAAGAGGATACAGCTTATTTAATGCAAAGCTTAATAGGTCAAAACTTAGAGGAATGGAAGAAACATAACCCTGAATTAGCAAACAGATCGGAGGTGCCTTTCTAA
- a CDS encoding ASCH domain-containing protein, producing the protein MKDRIKFNDAMLSAVMDGRKTQTRRPIDKETLRVFDIASEVGECFPLDCNPDEPFERYHLEFFPYGEINSIINIADKDGNIKGKIEITDVWVQQVQEISQDDAHAEGFELTGWIPTYGDPDSGGETFTPYDKFADAWIGIYGEDSWNNNEWVWVIEFKKVE; encoded by the coding sequence ATGAAAGACAGAATCAAGTTTAACGATGCAATGTTATCGGCTGTCATGGATGGCAGAAAAACTCAGACGCGCAGACCTATTGATAAGGAAACTCTCCGCGTGTTCGATATCGCCTCAGAAGTTGGAGAGTGCTTTCCTCTTGATTGTAACCCTGATGAACCATTTGAAAGATATCATCTTGAATTTTTTCCATATGGTGAAATCAACAGCATCATCAACATTGCCGACAAGGACGGTAATATCAAAGGGAAAATTGAAATTACTGATGTTTGGGTTCAGCAAGTTCAGGAGATATCACAGGATGATGCTCACGCTGAAGGATTTGAGCTTACTGGGTGGATACCTACTTATGGCGACCCAGACAGTGGCGGAGAGACATTCACACCATACGATAAATTCGCTGACGCATGGATAGGTATTTACGGCGAAGACAGCTGGAATAATAACGAGTGGGTATGGGTGATTGAGTTTAAAAAGGTGGAGTGA
- a CDS encoding helix-turn-helix transcriptional regulator, producing the protein MNNIAEQRKKLGISQAVLASSIGWGQSRIANYELNIRTPSLNDCRAIVEALQKLGANCSLDDVFPPKVA; encoded by the coding sequence ATGAATAACATCGCAGAACAGCGAAAAAAATTGGGAATTTCTCAAGCTGTTTTAGCTTCATCAATAGGGTGGGGGCAGTCTCGCATTGCCAACTATGAGTTAAATATTAGAACTCCTAGCTTAAATGACTGCCGAGCCATTGTTGAAGCATTACAAAAATTAGGGGCAAATTGTTCTTTAGACGACGTTTTTCCTCCAAAAGTAGCTTGA
- a CDS encoding LexA family transcriptional regulator, with amino-acid sequence MKKVNEVIGERLKSIRESRGLSQAQLAKLCGYSAASRIGNYELGERKISADDAIVISEALGISPAELMFGSQSDQVIKNYEYPLFTKVQAGAFSTEFNSYTQKDAVSWIPTAKKASERSFWLEVEGQSMTAPPGGKPSFPEGMLILVDPEEEVEFGDFCVARLLNDEFTFKRLIRDGGIEYLEPLNPRFDLIPINGNCTIIGKVIKSQWPDDTF; translated from the coding sequence ATGAAAAAAGTAAATGAAGTTATTGGCGAAAGGTTAAAATCCATTCGTGAATCAAGAGGATTAAGTCAAGCTCAATTAGCTAAATTGTGTGGCTACTCTGCTGCGTCCAGAATAGGAAACTATGAGCTTGGAGAGCGTAAGATTAGCGCTGATGATGCAATTGTTATAAGTGAAGCACTTGGTATATCACCTGCTGAATTAATGTTTGGCAGTCAAAGTGATCAAGTAATCAAGAATTATGAATACCCTCTCTTCACGAAGGTACAGGCTGGCGCTTTCTCAACAGAATTTAACTCATACACTCAGAAAGATGCTGTGTCGTGGATACCAACAGCTAAGAAAGCGAGTGAGCGATCTTTCTGGTTAGAAGTTGAAGGTCAATCAATGACAGCACCACCAGGAGGAAAACCAAGTTTTCCAGAAGGAATGCTAATTCTGGTTGATCCTGAAGAAGAGGTTGAGTTCGGAGATTTCTGTGTCGCTCGCCTGCTGAATGATGAATTCACATTCAAACGATTGATTAGAGATGGTGGTATTGAGTATCTAGAGCCATTAAACCCTCGTTTCGACCTGATTCCTATTAACGGCAACTGCACAATCATAGGCAAGGTAATCAAGTCACAATGGCCTGACGACACGTTTTAG
- a CDS encoding putative holin, which translates to MQEPLTGTATASLAGVSIVGLYSGMDAGVVIGAFAGAVIFVLSAHDIRLLKRWAYFTVAFAIGILGADFMSSLLSGIVGDREVDRSVGAMFSSAGLVGVLVTISKPGALTDSINNVINNLIDKFRGGGR; encoded by the coding sequence ATGCAAGAGCCGTTAACAGGCACAGCAACCGCCTCGTTAGCGGGTGTCTCTATTGTAGGTCTCTATTCAGGTATGGACGCAGGCGTTGTTATCGGTGCGTTCGCAGGGGCGGTGATATTTGTATTGTCCGCTCATGATATCCGGCTGTTAAAGCGATGGGCATATTTCACGGTTGCATTTGCTATCGGGATATTAGGCGCTGATTTCATGTCGTCACTGCTGAGTGGCATTGTCGGAGATAGAGAAGTCGATCGCTCTGTTGGTGCAATGTTCTCATCGGCTGGTTTGGTTGGTGTGTTGGTAACAATATCTAAACCTGGTGCTCTCACCGACAGTATTAACAACGTTATTAACAACCTGATAGATAAATTCAGAGGAGGTGGAAGATGA
- a CDS encoding helix-turn-helix transcriptional regulator codes for MEYKLLRLDEVLDRTGYSKSWTYKLIDKGEFPKQVKIGSRSVAFIESEINEWIEQRINNTRCPEKTIN; via the coding sequence ATGGAATATAAATTATTACGTTTGGATGAAGTTTTAGATAGAACAGGATATAGCAAGTCATGGACTTACAAATTAATAGATAAAGGAGAGTTTCCAAAGCAAGTTAAAATAGGCTCTCGTTCGGTTGCTTTTATTGAAAGTGAAATTAACGAATGGATAGAGCAACGAATTAATAACACTCGCTGCCCTGAAAAAACTATCAATTGA
- a CDS encoding phage holin family protein, which translates to MFWIYVNFFSCLFAVIRLVNYERNGAKYKFFPSLIAWVLIVMLGSIPLRILTNDYAHADPFEVGINITLCALIILSRGNVMQIFRGVSKNDTR; encoded by the coding sequence ATGTTTTGGATTTACGTCAATTTTTTCTCATGCTTATTCGCTGTTATTCGTCTTGTTAACTATGAGCGTAACGGCGCTAAATACAAATTTTTTCCGTCACTTATAGCATGGGTTCTCATTGTTATGCTTGGTTCTATCCCACTACGCATATTAACGAATGACTACGCCCATGCAGATCCATTTGAGGTTGGAATCAATATCACGCTATGCGCACTAATAATTCTTAGTCGTGGGAATGTGATGCAAATATTTAGAGGGGTTAGTAAAAATGACACTCGGTGA
- a CDS encoding lambda phage CII family protein: MELSNERKFREIESKIMKGILVTGAREVAKRTGIHESQISRWQSQQSKTQLSFIQRCARLLVAIGYETPDDTVILQGDEARALIQMLEHVKAPKRKTSTTANGEASQQIDLTI; the protein is encoded by the coding sequence ATGGAACTATCAAACGAACGCAAATTTCGAGAAATCGAATCAAAAATCATGAAAGGGATACTTGTTACTGGCGCTAGAGAAGTAGCGAAAAGAACGGGTATTCACGAATCACAGATATCTCGCTGGCAATCTCAACAATCTAAAACGCAATTAAGCTTCATACAACGTTGTGCAAGGCTTTTAGTTGCTATTGGGTATGAGACACCAGATGACACAGTGATATTGCAAGGTGATGAGGCTAGGGCATTAATTCAGATGCTTGAACATGTCAAAGCACCAAAAAGAAAAACCTCAACCACTGCGAATGGTGAGGCTTCTCAACAAATAGACTTAACCATTTAA
- a CDS encoding MT-A70 family methyltransferase, producing the protein MKKYDLILADPPWSYNNKSSNGAADNHYNTTRFHKLTRIKVPEYSSDNAVLCMWYTGNFALEAIKLAEAWDFKVKNMFGFAWVKLNKNAGDRINKKPPEDFFDFMEILNNETKINCGNYTRQNVEMCLIATRGNGLPRQSASVRQVIYSCLGEHSEKPKEVHHRLEELYGDVPRLELFAREKYGDWDVCGDQAEESIQLI; encoded by the coding sequence ATGAAAAAGTATGACTTGATTCTCGCTGATCCACCTTGGTCTTACAATAACAAATCTTCAAATGGCGCAGCAGATAATCATTACAATACCACTCGATTTCACAAACTCACCCGAATTAAAGTACCTGAATATTCCTCTGATAACGCTGTGCTCTGTATGTGGTACACAGGCAACTTTGCACTCGAAGCTATTAAATTAGCCGAAGCGTGGGATTTTAAAGTTAAAAACATGTTCGGGTTCGCATGGGTTAAATTAAATAAAAATGCAGGAGATAGAATAAATAAAAAACCGCCAGAGGACTTTTTCGATTTTATGGAAATATTAAATAATGAGACAAAAATTAATTGCGGTAATTACACCCGTCAAAATGTCGAAATGTGTTTAATAGCCACAAGAGGTAATGGATTACCTCGTCAATCTGCAAGTGTTCGACAAGTTATTTATTCATGTTTAGGTGAGCACAGCGAAAAGCCAAAAGAGGTACATCATCGTTTGGAGGAATTATACGGAGATGTTCCTCGACTCGAATTATTTGCAAGAGAGAAATATGGTGATTGGGATGTATGTGGTGACCAAGCGGAAGAAAGTATTCAATTAATATAG
- a CDS encoding DUF551 domain-containing protein, whose amino-acid sequence MQGINWVKVSERLPDDRTQVILWDADLEEVNSGHYSHKTGLFYSCGRTIENEITHWCIPPLPPMPEGE is encoded by the coding sequence ATGCAGGGAATTAATTGGGTTAAGGTGAGCGAGAGATTGCCTGATGACCGCACTCAAGTAATTCTTTGGGACGCCGACCTTGAAGAAGTTAACAGTGGTCACTACAGCCACAAAACAGGGTTATTTTATAGCTGTGGTCGCACTATCGAAAATGAAATTACACATTGGTGTATTCCGCCACTCCCACCAATGCCAGAGGGTGAATGA
- a CDS encoding M15 family metallopeptidase, translated as MTLGEKQRKFTRMIADLIIFAYNNGYELTFSEAYRTPEQAQLNAKSGSGIKNSLHTQRLAVDFNLFKDGKYLTASSDHKLLGEYWESIGGTWGGRFNDGNHYSLEHNGVK; from the coding sequence ATGACACTCGGTGAGAAACAACGCAAGTTCACTCGCATGATTGCGGACTTAATTATTTTTGCCTACAACAACGGATATGAGCTGACATTCTCGGAAGCATACCGAACACCAGAGCAGGCGCAGTTAAATGCCAAATCAGGTTCCGGTATTAAAAATAGCTTACACACCCAACGCCTAGCTGTGGATTTCAACCTATTTAAAGACGGTAAATATCTAACGGCATCAAGTGACCATAAATTACTTGGTGAATACTGGGAATCTATTGGTGGTACGTGGGGAGGTCGATTCAATGACGGCAATCACTACTCGTTAGAGCACAATGGCGTTAAATGA
- a CDS encoding single-stranded DNA-binding protein — protein sequence MASKGVNKCILIGHLGQDPEIRYMPSGGAIANLTLATSESWRDKQTGEMKEKTEWHRVCIFGKLAEIAGEYLRKGSQVYIEGSLQTRKWQDQSGQDRYTTEVVVNIGGTMQMLGGNSGNQAGSQKPQQNQGWGQPQQPQAPQAPQAPQQQPKQQTPQSEPPMDFDDDIPFAPIGLPYPRHAIYVI from the coding sequence ATGGCAAGTAAAGGCGTGAATAAATGTATTCTTATTGGTCACTTGGGGCAAGACCCTGAAATTCGATACATGCCATCAGGTGGCGCTATTGCAAATCTCACATTGGCCACATCGGAATCGTGGCGTGATAAACAAACTGGTGAGATGAAAGAAAAAACTGAGTGGCATCGAGTGTGCATCTTCGGCAAATTAGCAGAAATTGCAGGTGAATATCTGCGTAAAGGTTCACAAGTGTATATCGAGGGTTCTCTTCAAACTCGTAAATGGCAAGACCAAAGCGGACAAGACCGATACACAACGGAAGTTGTTGTGAATATCGGTGGAACAATGCAGATGCTAGGTGGTAATAGTGGTAATCAGGCAGGAAGCCAGAAGCCTCAGCAGAATCAAGGATGGGGACAACCTCAGCAACCGCAAGCACCGCAAGCACCGCAAGCACCGCAACAACAACCTAAACAACAAACACCACAAAGTGAACCTCCGATGGATTTCGATGACGACATCCCCTTTGCCCCTATTGGACTCCCCTACCCACGCCACGCTATTTATGTGATTTAA
- a CDS encoding DUF3310 domain-containing protein, producing MTDNVNNPPHYASGDIECIDAIKASMTKEAFLGYLKGNIQKYVWRYEKKINPVEDLKKARWYMERMVSEMEGGSNG from the coding sequence ATGACAGACAACGTAAATAACCCACCACACTATGCATCAGGTGATATTGAGTGCATAGATGCCATAAAAGCCAGTATGACCAAAGAGGCGTTTCTAGGCTATCTAAAAGGTAATATTCAAAAATATGTCTGGCGATACGAAAAGAAAATTAACCCAGTCGAAGATTTGAAAAAGGCTCGTTGGTATATGGAACGGATGGTTAGTGAGATGGAGGGCGGAAGCAATGGCTAA
- a CDS encoding antiterminator Q family protein, translated as MSYIGEKELTDEQFRWLDGWLELWGAWVQSGRSGRMINMIYKFMKTVEPNTAPSRPMCNDDEGMLISQVVDSVIATDTQAYGILLSYYAHGSSKLSIASYYHRVAKPRKMQTRGGNRFKKPSLGTCRNDVDAKLKAAQWLLYEPLRNAMNNRKRVAKVKKITELCY; from the coding sequence ATGAGCTATATCGGAGAAAAGGAATTAACGGATGAGCAATTTCGCTGGCTAGATGGATGGTTAGAGCTTTGGGGTGCATGGGTTCAATCAGGTCGGTCTGGACGCATGATAAACATGATTTATAAGTTTATGAAGACGGTCGAACCGAATACAGCCCCATCAAGACCTATGTGCAATGACGATGAAGGAATGTTGATTTCTCAGGTCGTAGATTCAGTCATCGCCACTGACACACAGGCTTATGGAATATTACTCAGTTATTACGCTCACGGTTCATCTAAGTTGTCGATTGCATCTTACTATCACCGAGTTGCAAAACCACGCAAAATGCAAACGAGAGGGGGAAATAGATTTAAAAAGCCATCACTTGGAACTTGCAGAAATGATGTTGATGCAAAACTCAAAGCTGCACAGTGGTTGTTATACGAACCTCTGCGAAATGCAATGAATAATCGCAAACGTGTGGCTAAAGTGAAGAAAATAACTGAACTTTGCTATTGA
- a CDS encoding DUF2622 domain-containing protein: protein MGMFIVRVELPDADYSDYQKLYDLMFGYGFTKYITSDSGIKYDLPDAEYYYNGSSDINTVSDTAFRVAKSVRLYAKILVTEAKLVKWDGLNRH, encoded by the coding sequence ATGGGTATGTTTATAGTAAGAGTGGAATTACCTGATGCCGACTATTCAGACTATCAAAAGTTATATGATTTAATGTTCGGATATGGATTCACTAAATATATAACTAGCGATAGTGGCATTAAGTATGACTTGCCTGATGCTGAGTATTATTACAATGGGTCATCTGACATAAACACGGTAAGTGACACTGCCTTTAGGGTGGCTAAGTCGGTTAGACTTTATGCAAAAATTCTTGTAACTGAAGCCAAACTTGTTAAATGGGATGGTCTTAACCGGCACTAA
- a CDS encoding YbcN family protein, whose protein sequence is MEADFLFHESTKNTAWQHLKEVLATNQPHRIIIKPWKNKRSLSQNSTFHLWCSEISKYLCKNNANYTPETVKEMLKHTFLGYEVVDMVDVTTQLTERVRTLRKTSKLDTGEMFHFMEQVERWSVGINCFVTIPDNSEYMKLKRKQEE, encoded by the coding sequence TTGGAAGCAGATTTTCTCTTCCACGAATCAACCAAAAATACCGCATGGCAACACCTCAAAGAAGTTCTAGCAACAAACCAACCACACCGAATCATTATCAAGCCTTGGAAAAACAAGCGTTCACTATCTCAGAATTCCACTTTTCATTTGTGGTGCTCAGAGATAAGTAAATACCTATGTAAGAACAACGCCAATTACACACCAGAAACCGTTAAGGAAATGCTTAAGCATACATTCCTAGGTTATGAGGTTGTCGATATGGTTGACGTTACTACACAGCTTACAGAGCGCGTAAGGACACTTCGGAAAACATCAAAACTTGATACGGGTGAAATGTTCCACTTCATGGAGCAGGTTGAGCGCTGGTCGGTAGGTATAAATTGTTTCGTGACGATACCTGATAACAGTGAGTATATGAAATTGAAAAGGAAGCAAGAAGAATGA